Part of the Rhabdothermincola salaria genome is shown below.
GCCACCCTCGCCCCCACCGCCCCTCCGCCCAGCACCATCAGACGTCGCACCCGGCGCCCCATCGCCCCCAGCAGGCCCAGCGTCCGGCGCCGGGCGGCCCGGGTGGTCAGCACCCGCACGTGGTCGCCGGCCTCGAGCACCTCGTCGCCGTGGGGGATGATCGTGTGCCCGCCGCGGGTGATGGCCCCGAAGAGGAACTGCCAGTCGGCGTCGCTCGCCGCCCGCACGGACCGCAGGCGCTGGCCGACCAGCACCGAGTCGGCCTTGAGCACCGCACCCAGCACGACCAGCTCGCCACCGACCATCGGGTACACCTCGTCGGCCCCCGAGAGGTGGAGCAGCTCGAGGATCTCCTCGGCGGTGTCGGCGTCGGGGTCGATGACCACGTCGGCGCCCACCCGCTCGAGCAGGGCCCGGCCCTCGGGGCCCCGCAGCTCGTCGGTCTGCACCCGGACCACCGTGCGAGGCACGCCGTGCTCCTTGGCCAGCAACGAGGTGATCAGGTTGACCTCGTCGTCCTGGGTGACCCCGGCGACCAGCGAGGCCCGGTCCACCCCCGCCTCGGCGAGCACCGTGGGGTGGGTGCCGCTGCCGACCAGCACCTGCACGTCGAGGTCCTGGCCCAACGCCTCGGCCGTGGCTTCGTCCTGCTCGACCACGACGACGTCGTGGCCCTCGGCGCCGAGGCGCTCGGCCAGGTACCACCCGACCTCACCGGCACCAACGATGATCACGTGCACAAGA
Proteins encoded:
- the trkA gene encoding Trk system potassium transporter TrkA is translated as MIIVGAGEVGWYLAERLGAEGHDVVVVEQDEATAEALGQDLDVQVLVGSGTHPTVLAEAGVDRASLVAGVTQDDEVNLITSLLAKEHGVPRTVVRVQTDELRGPEGRALLERVGADVVIDPDADTAEEILELLHLSGADEVYPMVGGELVVLGAVLKADSVLVGQRLRSVRAASDADWQFLFGAITRGGHTIIPHGDEVLEAGDHVRVLTTRAARRRTLGLLGAMGRRVRRLMVLGGGAVGARVANTMSAEGAEVVLVERDGALAEDLAAAAPKMRVIQGDITDIELLVEESVATMDAVVATTGEDTANVLACAFAGAEGSGFTIAVLHRLALLPLVTRFGIDATLSPRTASANTVLREMRGGTGSVTTFLESDVEVNEFVVEPGSTADGGVVADLRTPRGVLLGAVVRPDGRVEIVHGPTELAAGDTVAVFARAGDVGKARQLFVR